Proteins co-encoded in one Cytobacillus sp. NJ13 genomic window:
- a CDS encoding helix-turn-helix domain-containing protein: MLSGKQFEPYEIAVSSLREGLSKTINENRNDFTLIYISAGRGTIETHNRLLKIEAGKSCFFSECGIITSASADLLTVYNLTWAKDKDVLSGFLSGILANQEPSKMVPLWEELRKRNKEKSISAECRFQSQLWNMMSILTDKTKVDGIEEAVDLIRNNLSQPVTVAELASKANMSPVSFTRAFRKRTGMAPKEFLNGERMRAAKQLMMQKKGITAKEVALQIGMQDEFYFSRLFKMKAGLPPSVFMKRAKERIAVVSQLFLQDHLLSLGVQPVAAPSYPTVYPASNGVPSYLQKELEGTMLLNAEKLFQPEDILLSQPDRIIKTPLHNYQLQNVLLSQQEKVHHIQLQPDWRQYLYEIASMVGCTSRAECIEKDIHCLEFKVRDKLCPLTKKGRWAVIWIRPEEIRLYGQGGHALLNLFFQNLGFEPHPDLYFEGYRNADLKDVADLNPDKLLILWSHERDVWRAAHTPEWNKIRAVQTGEVYYPDSHEWDPWGPLGRKKMLEVFPDDLLRAKLKA, translated from the coding sequence ATGCTGAGCGGCAAACAATTCGAACCGTATGAAATTGCAGTATCAAGCTTGAGAGAGGGATTGTCGAAAACCATCAATGAAAATCGCAATGATTTTACACTTATATATATTTCAGCGGGGAGAGGCACAATCGAAACTCACAACCGCCTGCTGAAGATAGAGGCGGGGAAAAGCTGCTTTTTCTCGGAATGTGGCATAATTACCTCCGCATCAGCAGATCTGTTAACGGTTTATAATCTCACATGGGCAAAGGATAAAGATGTGCTTTCCGGATTTCTTTCCGGGATCCTGGCTAATCAGGAGCCATCAAAGATGGTGCCCTTGTGGGAAGAGCTGAGGAAAAGGAACAAAGAAAAATCTATATCTGCTGAGTGCAGATTTCAGTCCCAGCTGTGGAATATGATGTCTATTCTGACAGACAAGACAAAAGTAGACGGGATTGAAGAAGCGGTGGACCTGATCAGAAATAATCTTTCCCAGCCGGTTACTGTGGCAGAGCTGGCATCTAAAGCAAACATGAGCCCAGTTTCGTTTACCAGGGCCTTTCGAAAAAGAACCGGGATGGCGCCGAAGGAATTCCTGAATGGAGAAAGAATGAGAGCAGCCAAACAGCTGATGATGCAGAAGAAAGGGATTACAGCAAAAGAAGTGGCACTGCAAATCGGAATGCAGGATGAATTTTATTTCAGCCGTCTTTTTAAAATGAAAGCAGGCTTGCCGCCATCTGTATTTATGAAAAGGGCTAAGGAAAGAATTGCGGTGGTTAGTCAGCTCTTTTTGCAGGACCATCTCCTTTCGCTGGGTGTACAGCCTGTTGCAGCGCCATCCTATCCAACTGTTTATCCTGCCAGCAATGGAGTGCCGAGCTATCTTCAAAAAGAATTGGAGGGCACCATGCTCCTTAATGCAGAAAAGCTCTTTCAGCCAGAGGATATTCTCTTATCTCAGCCAGATCGAATCATAAAGACGCCTTTACATAATTATCAGCTCCAAAATGTGCTTCTCTCACAGCAGGAGAAGGTCCATCATATTCAGCTGCAGCCGGACTGGCGGCAGTATCTTTACGAAATTGCTTCTATGGTAGGATGTACAAGCCGGGCAGAATGCATAGAAAAAGACATCCACTGCCTTGAATTTAAAGTAAGGGATAAGCTATGTCCATTAACGAAAAAAGGCAGATGGGCAGTCATTTGGATCCGGCCGGAGGAAATACGTCTTTACGGACAGGGCGGGCATGCTCTGCTCAATCTGTTCTTTCAGAATTTGGGTTTTGAGCCTCATCCTGATTTGTATTTTGAAGGATATCGGAATGCAGACCTGAAGGATGTGGCTGATCTCAATCCTGATAAGCTTCTCATCTTATGGAGTCATGAAAGAGATGTTTGGAGAGCTGCTCATACTCCTGAATGGAATAAGATCCGTGCTGTCCAAACAGGTGAAGTATACTATCCTGACAGCCATGAGTGGGATCCTTGGGGACCGCTTGGGAGAAAGAAAATGCTTGAGGTATTTCCGGACGATTTGCTGAGAGCAAAACTTAAGGCTTAA
- a CDS encoding iron ABC transporter permease: MARTAADITEHMQPVHQKSIKWGLAGIVLVLIGLLASIGLGAIWIPPSVVWESFVSFQGGQIEHQLIREVRLPRALTGALIGAALAVAGTIMQGITRNPLADPSIIGITHGAGLAIAIALAFLSGGSYWVLLIWSFAGSAAGALLVLSFSMLSKERISPVTLTLAGAGLSTLFSALSTGIALYFQTAQDLSFWFAGGLSGTQWRHVYILLPAVFLGLLLSLWISRSLTILALGEEVAAGLGQSQQKVRWIGLAAVILLSGAAVSIAGAIGFIGLVVPHMVRLLIGSDYRWLIPLSAIAGALLLVLADIGARMINPPFETPVSAVTALIGVPFFLYLSRRKRGYM, from the coding sequence ATGGCCAGAACTGCAGCTGACATAACAGAGCACATGCAGCCTGTACACCAAAAATCTATAAAATGGGGCCTGGCAGGAATTGTGCTGGTGCTTATCGGGCTGCTTGCATCGATCGGGCTGGGTGCAATCTGGATTCCCCCTTCCGTGGTGTGGGAGTCATTTGTCTCCTTTCAGGGAGGTCAAATTGAACATCAGCTTATCAGAGAAGTCAGGCTTCCCCGGGCACTGACCGGGGCACTTATTGGCGCAGCACTTGCTGTAGCCGGCACCATTATGCAGGGAATTACACGCAACCCGCTGGCAGATCCCTCTATAATCGGCATTACACATGGAGCAGGCCTGGCCATCGCAATTGCACTTGCCTTTCTTTCCGGCGGATCATACTGGGTTCTGCTTATCTGGTCATTTGCAGGTTCCGCTGCTGGAGCCTTGCTTGTATTATCTTTCTCCATGCTTTCAAAAGAGCGGATATCACCTGTCACTTTGACACTGGCAGGCGCTGGATTAAGCACCCTGTTCAGCGCTCTTTCAACTGGCATCGCCCTTTACTTTCAGACTGCCCAGGACCTGAGCTTCTGGTTTGCGGGAGGTCTTTCAGGAACACAATGGCGCCATGTGTATATTTTGCTTCCCGCCGTTTTTTTAGGCTTGCTCCTGTCCCTTTGGATTAGCCGCTCCCTGACAATCCTAGCTCTGGGAGAAGAAGTGGCTGCAGGGCTTGGTCAATCTCAGCAGAAAGTCCGCTGGATTGGGCTTGCAGCGGTTATACTATTATCAGGGGCGGCCGTTTCCATTGCCGGAGCTATAGGCTTTATCGGACTGGTAGTTCCCCATATGGTCCGGCTTTTGATTGGATCTGACTACCGCTGGCTCATCCCGCTTAGTGCCATTGCAGGTGCCTTGCTTCTTGTATTGGCAGATATCGGGGCACGGATGATTAACCCGCCGTTTGAGACTCCTGTCAGTGCTGTTACTGCACTAATCGGTGTTCCATTTTTCTTATATTTGTCCAGAAGGAAAAGGGGGTATATGTAA
- a CDS encoding iron ABC transporter permease, with the protein MDWKQALLQSWGWMAAFIFLILVTFVLSLATGVMPVGMNEIMAVLSGSGTPKQELVLLQLRLPRMIIALLIGAGLALSGSILQGLSRNSLADPGILGINAGAGLAVVLSIYLFGQSGGSLLAKPFFLPVFAFAGALAIAALIYRFSWKGGIDPERLLLVGLGFNALCGALLLILQLKMDPKDFQQAAIWLTGSIWGIQWPYVWALLPWILVLMPVAFIKARTMNILQFKQEVPVALGLRVESERRLLLCLSAALAGACVAAGGGIAFIGLLAPHLARRLCGPNYFSNLPLSALIGAALVLIADMIGKNLLAPADIPVGIVISVIGAPYLIIMLLTRKGTGLKA; encoded by the coding sequence ATGGATTGGAAACAGGCTTTACTCCAATCATGGGGCTGGATGGCAGCCTTTATATTCCTTATCCTGGTTACTTTTGTGCTAAGTCTCGCGACTGGAGTGATGCCAGTCGGAATGAATGAAATTATGGCTGTTCTCTCAGGCAGCGGCACTCCGAAGCAGGAGCTCGTGCTGCTTCAGCTAAGATTGCCAAGAATGATCATTGCCCTTCTAATAGGAGCAGGCCTTGCTCTTTCCGGCAGCATCCTTCAGGGGCTATCCCGGAATTCCCTGGCTGACCCCGGTATTCTCGGCATTAATGCCGGGGCCGGATTAGCAGTTGTTCTCTCAATCTACCTGTTCGGGCAATCGGGCGGAAGCCTTCTGGCTAAACCGTTCTTCCTTCCCGTATTTGCTTTCGCCGGAGCACTTGCCATTGCAGCTCTGATCTACCGATTTTCGTGGAAAGGCGGAATAGACCCGGAACGGCTTCTTCTCGTTGGCCTTGGATTTAATGCACTATGCGGTGCCTTGCTGCTGATCCTGCAGCTGAAAATGGATCCAAAGGATTTTCAGCAGGCAGCCATTTGGCTGACTGGCAGCATCTGGGGTATTCAATGGCCGTATGTATGGGCACTCCTTCCCTGGATTCTTGTTCTGATGCCAGTCGCCTTTATAAAGGCAAGAACAATGAATATCCTTCAATTCAAACAGGAAGTTCCTGTTGCACTCGGCTTAAGAGTCGAATCCGAGCGCCGGCTGCTTCTCTGTCTTTCAGCGGCTCTTGCCGGAGCATGTGTAGCAGCTGGCGGCGGAATTGCTTTCATTGGCCTTCTGGCACCACATCTGGCACGCCGCCTTTGCGGCCCCAACTACTTCAGCAATTTGCCTTTATCTGCATTAATAGGCGCAGCGCTTGTTCTCATTGCAGATATGATAGGGAAAAATCTCCTTGCACCTGCTGATATCCCGGTTGGAATCGTAATCTCAGTCATTGGAGCTCCTTATCTGATTATCATGCTTCTCACCCGGAAAGGAACAGGATTGAAAGCTTAA
- a CDS encoding antibiotic biosynthesis monooxygenase, with the protein MFIQLKTITVKEGHSNKLVDRFAGEGIIEEQPGFVDLNVLKKKQRSGDEEVAVMIRWESEEAWKAWETSDVHIAGHKANRGKPKPEYIVDSRQDVYHSLGQKQYREPAEIK; encoded by the coding sequence ATGTTTATTCAATTAAAAACGATTACGGTGAAAGAAGGCCATTCCAATAAGTTAGTCGATCGCTTTGCAGGGGAAGGCATAATCGAAGAGCAGCCTGGATTCGTTGATTTGAATGTTTTAAAGAAGAAACAGCGCAGCGGGGATGAAGAAGTGGCCGTCATGATTCGCTGGGAATCGGAAGAAGCCTGGAAGGCGTGGGAAACAAGTGATGTACATATTGCTGGGCACAAGGCAAACCGCGGCAAGCCGAAGCCGGAATATATTGTTGATAGCCGTCAGGATGTCTATCATTCTTTGGGCCAGAAGCAATACCGTGAGCCAGCTGAAATTAAATAA
- a CDS encoding MFS transporter, producing the protein MWKNKNVWILLTGEFIAGLGLWLGIIGNLEFMQEKVPSDFLKSLILAGGLLAGIAVGPWAGRITDQISKKTVMLASGFARALSVIFMLIAIQTGSVWWMVIFLVFLQISAAFYFPALQAAIPLVVEDKDLLQLNGVHMNVSTLSRILGTALAGVLLVILPLSMLYIASLVAYLILFLITFFMDFEESVSKESTGRNSSRGSGGFKEVFPIIQGLPIVFMTLILTLVPLLFLGGFNLMVINISELQDSSSIKGLIYTAEGLGFMLGAFIVKQISQKRSPYAILFFFSFIIGLSQLLLYFADVPVLSILAFFIFGFAVGCFFPTAATIFQTRVPKEFHGRFFSFRNMLDRVTFQIVLLLTGFLLDAVGLQIMVVIFGILSLIMTAAFFAKFRKIRTEVQVKEKIST; encoded by the coding sequence ATGTGGAAAAATAAAAATGTATGGATTTTATTAACTGGGGAGTTTATAGCAGGGCTGGGCTTGTGGCTAGGTATAATAGGGAATCTCGAATTTATGCAGGAAAAGGTTCCCTCAGATTTTCTAAAGTCGCTTATTTTGGCAGGCGGATTGCTGGCTGGGATTGCTGTTGGACCCTGGGCAGGAAGAATAACTGACCAAATCAGCAAGAAGACGGTCATGCTGGCGTCTGGCTTCGCCCGGGCATTAAGCGTTATTTTTATGTTAATTGCCATACAAACCGGGTCTGTCTGGTGGATGGTTATTTTTCTGGTATTCCTGCAAATCTCGGCAGCCTTCTATTTTCCAGCTCTGCAGGCTGCGATTCCGCTGGTAGTGGAAGATAAAGATCTGCTGCAGCTGAATGGAGTCCATATGAATGTGTCCACCCTTTCGAGAATTTTAGGTACTGCTTTAGCTGGCGTTTTGTTAGTCATCTTGCCATTATCAATGCTTTACATCGCTTCGCTTGTCGCCTATCTGATTCTCTTTTTAATCACTTTTTTTATGGATTTTGAAGAATCTGTCTCGAAGGAAAGCACAGGTAGAAACTCAAGCAGAGGCAGCGGAGGATTCAAGGAAGTATTCCCGATTATTCAAGGTCTGCCCATTGTGTTTATGACATTGATCCTAACCTTGGTTCCGCTTCTGTTCCTTGGCGGCTTTAACTTAATGGTCATTAATATCAGTGAGCTTCAGGACAGCTCATCCATTAAAGGATTGATCTATACGGCAGAAGGACTCGGCTTCATGCTTGGCGCATTCATTGTTAAACAAATCAGTCAAAAACGTTCGCCTTATGCGATCCTGTTTTTCTTCTCCTTCATCATCGGTCTATCACAGCTGCTTCTGTACTTTGCAGATGTACCTGTTTTATCCATCTTGGCTTTCTTTATTTTTGGGTTTGCCGTCGGCTGTTTCTTCCCGACTGCCGCCACCATTTTTCAAACAAGAGTGCCAAAGGAATTTCACGGAAGATTCTTCTCCTTCCGAAACATGCTTGACCGTGTAACTTTTCAGATTGTCCTGCTTCTGACCGGATTCCTTCTGGATGCTGTCGGCCTTCAGATAATGGTCGTGATCTTTGGAATACTGTCGCTGATCATGACGGCAGCATTCTTTGCTAAATTCAGGAAAATAAGGACAGAAGTTCAGGTTAAAGAAAAGATCAGTACGTAA
- a CDS encoding NAD(P)/FAD-dependent oxidoreductase, whose translation MKNAEVFDVTVIGGGPAGLYSTFYSGLRKMKTKLIEFQPMLGGKIHVYPEKMIWDVGGLTPTPGAKLIEQLVEQGLTFNPTVVLNEKVESIAKNEDGLFVLKGSSGEEHYSKTVIVAVGSGILKPQKLKIEGAERFEVSNLNYTVKSLKHFKDKTVIVSGGGNSAVDWANELEPVAKQVYITCRRDALTGHEAQVSQLMNSSVICINHTSITKLLAGGNHEEIEQVELTNNETGEVSYLKIDEVVINHGYEQDTELLKNSNLNIEMLEDFYIAGNANSETSVEGLYAAGDILKHDGKLHLIAGAFQDAANAVNKAKQYIEPDAAAAAMVSSHNDVFKKRNRELVKQLVH comes from the coding sequence ATGAAAAATGCTGAAGTGTTTGATGTGACGGTCATTGGAGGCGGACCTGCGGGTCTTTATTCCACTTTCTACAGCGGATTAAGGAAAATGAAAACAAAGCTGATTGAGTTTCAGCCGATGCTGGGCGGTAAAATTCATGTATATCCGGAGAAAATGATCTGGGATGTGGGCGGCCTGACTCCGACTCCGGGAGCTAAGCTGATCGAACAGCTGGTGGAGCAGGGACTAACGTTTAACCCAACGGTTGTTCTTAATGAAAAGGTAGAATCCATTGCCAAAAATGAAGATGGTCTATTTGTCTTAAAAGGCTCTTCTGGAGAAGAGCACTATTCGAAAACCGTCATTGTAGCTGTTGGCAGCGGTATTTTAAAGCCGCAGAAACTGAAGATAGAAGGGGCAGAGCGTTTTGAAGTTTCCAATCTGAATTATACAGTCAAGTCGCTTAAACATTTTAAGGATAAGACTGTAATTGTTTCCGGCGGAGGAAATTCTGCAGTAGACTGGGCAAATGAATTGGAGCCGGTTGCCAAGCAGGTATACATCACTTGCAGGAGAGATGCTTTGACTGGCCATGAAGCTCAGGTTTCACAGCTGATGAATAGTTCGGTTATCTGCATTAACCATACGTCCATCACAAAATTACTTGCCGGCGGAAATCACGAGGAAATTGAACAGGTGGAATTGACTAATAATGAAACGGGCGAAGTTTCTTATCTGAAAATAGATGAAGTAGTAATTAATCATGGCTATGAACAGGATACGGAACTCTTAAAAAATAGCAATCTCAACATTGAAATGCTGGAAGATTTCTATATTGCAGGCAATGCAAACAGCGAAACGTCAGTTGAAGGGCTATATGCTGCAGGGGATATCCTAAAGCATGACGGCAAACTTCACTTAATTGCCGGAGCATTCCAGGATGCTGCCAATGCAGTAAACAAAGCGAAGCAGTACATTGAACCGGATGCTGCCGCAGCTGCGATGGTTTCTTCTCATAATGATGTCTTTAAAAAACGGAATCGGGAATTGGTGAAGCAGCTGGTGCACTAG
- a CDS encoding ABC transporter ATP-binding protein: protein MVRLYTDGLNIGYSERLIVKDLSVQIPDKKITTIIGPNGCGKSTLLKAITRIISHQSGTVILDGENISKENTKILAKKMAILPQTPESASGLTVGELVSYGRFPYQKGFGRLTKKDYEVIDWALDVTGTKDFKFRPVDALSGGQRQRVWIAMALAQETDIIFLDEPTTYLDMAHQLEVLELLQKLNQEQERTIVMVLHDLNQAARFADHIVALKDGEIVKSGSYEEVITQDVLRKVFNIDAVIGRDPRTNKPMCITYNLLKGENQHEETINPVYDLAASAY, encoded by the coding sequence ATGGTCCGCCTATATACAGATGGCTTGAACATTGGATATAGTGAACGCTTGATTGTGAAAGACCTTAGTGTCCAGATTCCCGATAAAAAGATCACGACCATAATCGGCCCGAATGGCTGCGGAAAATCTACCCTTTTAAAAGCGATTACACGAATCATTTCTCATCAATCAGGTACTGTCATTTTGGATGGCGAAAACATTTCAAAGGAAAATACAAAGATCCTAGCCAAGAAAATGGCGATTTTGCCGCAAACACCCGAAAGTGCAAGCGGTTTAACAGTTGGCGAACTGGTCTCATACGGACGCTTTCCTTATCAGAAAGGCTTTGGCAGATTAACGAAAAAGGACTATGAAGTTATTGATTGGGCTCTTGATGTTACTGGAACAAAGGATTTCAAATTTCGCCCGGTTGACGCCCTTTCCGGCGGCCAGCGCCAGAGAGTCTGGATCGCAATGGCTCTTGCACAGGAAACAGACATCATTTTCCTTGATGAACCGACCACATACTTGGATATGGCCCATCAGCTTGAAGTTCTCGAGCTTCTCCAAAAGCTGAACCAGGAACAGGAGCGCACCATTGTGATGGTCCTTCATGATTTAAACCAGGCAGCCCGTTTTGCTGACCATATCGTTGCATTAAAAGATGGTGAAATTGTTAAATCAGGAAGCTATGAGGAAGTCATTACACAGGATGTCTTAAGGAAAGTGTTCAATATTGATGCAGTCATCGGACGTGACCCACGCACAAACAAGCCAATGTGTATTACTTATAATTTATTAAAAGGAGAAAATCAACATGAAGAAACTATTAATCCCGTTTACGATCTTGCTGCTTCTGCTTATTAG
- a CDS encoding iron-hydroxamate ABC transporter substrate-binding protein → MKKLLIPFTILLLLLISACGNTEQGESKEAEPKEDKKSGTFTYESETGPVEVPADPKRVVLLSGFTGNVMQLGVNIVGVDTWSKNNPRFEEELKDAEEVSEDNLEKIIELEPDLIIALSTVKNYDKLKEIAPTVTYTWGKLDYLSQHEEIGKLLNKEEEAKKWVADFKQRAEAAGEDIRAKIGEDATVSVFEIFDKQLYVFGDNWARGTEILYQAMDLKMPEKVKEMALKDGYYAISTEVLPEYSGDYIILSKYAEADHSFQETDTYKNIPAVKNNRVFEMEGNGASFSDPITLDAQLEFFKESFLGK, encoded by the coding sequence ATGAAGAAACTATTAATCCCGTTTACGATCTTGCTGCTTCTGCTTATTAGCGCCTGCGGCAATACAGAGCAAGGAGAATCAAAAGAAGCAGAACCAAAAGAAGACAAAAAATCAGGCACCTTTACTTATGAATCTGAAACTGGACCAGTTGAAGTCCCGGCTGATCCTAAGAGAGTTGTCCTCCTTTCCGGCTTTACAGGAAATGTAATGCAATTAGGCGTAAATATCGTCGGAGTGGATACATGGTCCAAAAATAACCCTCGTTTTGAAGAAGAATTGAAAGATGCTGAAGAAGTATCTGAAGATAACCTGGAAAAAATAATTGAATTAGAACCAGACTTGATCATTGCATTATCTACTGTTAAAAACTACGATAAGCTTAAAGAAATTGCACCAACTGTAACTTATACTTGGGGTAAGTTAGATTATCTGTCACAGCATGAGGAAATCGGCAAGCTTCTTAATAAAGAAGAAGAAGCAAAGAAATGGGTGGCAGACTTCAAACAGCGTGCTGAAGCAGCTGGTGAAGACATCCGTGCAAAAATAGGTGAAGATGCAACCGTTTCTGTATTCGAAATCTTTGATAAACAGCTTTATGTGTTTGGCGATAACTGGGCACGCGGAACTGAAATACTGTACCAGGCAATGGACTTAAAAATGCCTGAAAAAGTTAAAGAAATGGCTCTAAAAGATGGCTATTACGCTATTTCTACAGAAGTTCTTCCAGAGTATTCCGGAGATTATATTATTCTGAGCAAATACGCTGAAGCTGACCATTCGTTCCAGGAAACTGATACGTACAAAAATATCCCTGCTGTAAAAAATAACCGCGTCTTTGAAATGGAAGGCAATGGTGCTTCCTTCAGTGATCCAATCACACTTGATGCACAGCTGGAGTTCTTTAAAGAATCATTTTTAGGAAAGTAA
- a CDS encoding iron ABC transporter permease, with amino-acid sequence MTKDAQPFIPFIYKLAAGFVIFAGMFVAACVFGAADVTVRDVWLALTSNASGEKISIIREIRLPREIAAIFVGAALSISGAIMQGMTRNPLADPGLLGLTAGANAALALTLVLIPSANYIGILFACFIGAAVGAGLVFGIGAMKKGGFSPIRIVLAGAAVSAFLFAIAEGVGIYFKISKDVSMWTAGGIIGTSWSQLQVIVPVISIGILVSLFLSKQLTILSLNEEVAVGLGQNTTQVKTILFILVTLLAGASVALVGNMAFLGLMVPHIVRAIVGTDYRFILPMSALTGAAFMLLADTLGRTINAPYETPAAAIIAVMGLPFFLFIVHKGGKAFS; translated from the coding sequence ATGACAAAAGATGCTCAACCCTTCATTCCATTTATCTATAAACTCGCCGCAGGCTTTGTTATCTTTGCCGGCATGTTTGTGGCTGCGTGTGTGTTTGGAGCTGCGGATGTCACGGTCAGAGATGTTTGGCTGGCGCTTACTTCCAATGCTTCCGGAGAAAAAATTTCGATTATTCGTGAAATCCGTCTGCCGCGTGAAATTGCTGCGATCTTCGTTGGAGCTGCGCTTAGCATTTCCGGGGCCATTATGCAGGGAATGACAAGAAACCCTCTCGCCGATCCAGGCCTGCTCGGATTAACGGCTGGAGCAAATGCCGCACTTGCATTAACTCTTGTGCTCATTCCCTCAGCAAATTACATAGGGATTCTGTTCGCCTGTTTTATCGGTGCAGCTGTCGGAGCAGGGCTGGTTTTTGGCATAGGCGCCATGAAAAAAGGAGGTTTCTCTCCTATTCGGATCGTATTGGCCGGAGCCGCGGTTTCTGCCTTCCTTTTCGCAATAGCCGAAGGAGTCGGCATCTACTTTAAAATTTCAAAAGATGTCAGCATGTGGACTGCAGGCGGAATCATCGGCACATCCTGGAGCCAGCTGCAAGTGATTGTCCCGGTTATTTCTATTGGCATTCTTGTTTCGCTTTTTCTGTCCAAGCAGCTGACTATTTTAAGCTTAAATGAGGAAGTAGCTGTGGGGCTGGGGCAAAATACAACTCAGGTTAAAACCATCCTTTTCATTTTAGTGACACTGCTTGCTGGCGCATCGGTTGCACTGGTCGGCAACATGGCTTTTCTGGGGCTGATGGTGCCTCATATTGTCCGTGCTATTGTAGGTACCGACTACCGTTTTATTCTTCCCATGTCCGCACTCACAGGAGCTGCTTTTATGCTTCTGGCCGATACACTCGGGAGAACCATCAACGCTCCTTACGAAACACCGGCAGCGGCCATTATCGCCGTTATGGGGCTCCCTTTCTTCCTTTTTATTGTTCATAAAGGAGGTAAGGCGTTCTCATGA
- a CDS encoding iron ABC transporter permease, with amino-acid sequence MIQPELVKKQRILMAVLSALIIVTIVIGMGLGYASLSYDRLIPTIMGQGTFKEEFVLFSIRLPRVFITVLAGMALALSGAILQGITRNDLADPGIIGINSGAGVAIAVFFLFFPIEAGTFIYMLPLCAFFGALLTAIFIYAFSYKKSEGLQPVKMVLVGVGFSMALSGVMVVLISSAEREKVDFIAKWLSGNIWGTDWPFIWALLPWLLLLIPFTLYKANRLNLLSLSEPVAIGIGVSIEKERIILLLTAVALAASAVSVTGGIAFIGLIAPHMAKALVGPRNQLFIPIAILLGGWLLLFADTLGRNLVDPDGLPAGIMVALIGAPYFMYLLLKK; translated from the coding sequence ATGATTCAGCCAGAGTTAGTAAAAAAACAGCGAATTTTAATGGCTGTTTTATCAGCACTTATTATTGTTACCATTGTGATTGGAATGGGATTAGGCTACGCCTCCCTCTCATATGACCGATTGATCCCGACTATTATGGGACAGGGCACATTCAAAGAAGAGTTTGTGTTATTTTCCATTCGGCTGCCGCGGGTATTTATCACTGTCTTGGCCGGCATGGCACTCGCATTATCCGGTGCCATTTTACAAGGGATTACACGCAATGACCTGGCAGATCCAGGCATCATTGGCATAAACTCCGGTGCCGGGGTTGCTATAGCGGTTTTCTTTCTGTTCTTCCCGATTGAAGCTGGCACTTTCATATACATGCTGCCTTTATGCGCATTTTTCGGCGCTTTACTTACTGCAATCTTCATCTATGCTTTTTCCTATAAGAAAAGCGAGGGGCTTCAGCCTGTTAAGATGGTGCTGGTCGGGGTTGGATTTTCCATGGCGCTTTCCGGTGTCATGGTTGTCCTGATTTCTTCAGCGGAAAGAGAGAAAGTCGATTTCATAGCTAAATGGCTATCAGGGAATATCTGGGGAACGGATTGGCCGTTCATTTGGGCACTCCTCCCCTGGCTTCTTCTGCTTATTCCATTTACTTTATATAAAGCAAATCGCTTGAATCTATTAAGCCTAAGCGAGCCTGTCGCCATCGGAATAGGGGTTTCCATTGAAAAAGAACGGATCATCCTTCTGCTTACAGCCGTTGCATTGGCCGCTTCAGCGGTGTCTGTAACCGGCGGAATCGCCTTTATCGGCTTAATTGCGCCGCACATGGCTAAAGCACTTGTTGGACCGCGGAATCAGCTTTTCATTCCGATCGCTATTCTTTTAGGAGGATGGCTTCTCTTATTCGCCGACACGCTTGGCCGGAACCTGGTTGATCCTGACGGCCTGCCAGCCGGCATTATGGTTGCGCTGATCGGTGCTCCTTATTTCATGTATTTACTGTTAAAAAAATAA